A genomic window from Candidatus Bathyarchaeum sp. includes:
- a CDS encoding zinc ABC transporter substrate-binding protein, producing MKNKKLLTFCMTLLMLPLLLASVTQAQTTEKPIIVCTTSAVGSVVEDFLGDTAEVLVLVQPSLCPADFDLKPGYVDAVSKATILFKQNIQGEFWLDSLLESSGNDDLTVVAIPGVYNTPEGAKNYIRGVGGNLSQILDINLESETSEMIEEIDEVSNWIQNQAENLEAPTVKVICMGWLKTFIESAGFNVVSTFNPPETLSAGDITALLETAQTEGVALVVDNLQIDTEFGEQIANPTGAEHVVLTNFPGAIPGTETLAKMLRYNAEQLLAGTSMWHITSALKTEKIDLGNQVTLFQITTVIAVVIAAVEAVMLYSRKKKRRKR from the coding sequence ATGAAAAACAAAAAATTATTGACGTTTTGTATGACTTTACTGATGCTTCCGTTACTTTTGGCATCAGTAACCCAAGCCCAAACCACAGAAAAACCAATAATCGTATGCACCACAAGCGCCGTAGGAAGCGTAGTTGAAGACTTCCTCGGTGACACTGCCGAAGTTTTAGTGCTTGTACAACCCAGCTTGTGTCCTGCAGACTTTGACTTGAAGCCAGGATACGTGGATGCAGTAAGCAAAGCAACAATACTATTCAAACAAAACATTCAAGGAGAATTCTGGCTAGACAGCTTACTAGAATCCTCCGGAAACGACGACCTAACCGTAGTTGCGATTCCGGGTGTTTATAACACTCCGGAAGGCGCCAAAAATTACATCCGTGGAGTTGGCGGAAACCTTAGCCAAATCTTGGACATAAACTTAGAATCAGAAACCTCTGAAATGATTGAAGAAATTGACGAAGTTTCAAACTGGATACAAAATCAAGCTGAAAACCTAGAAGCCCCAACTGTGAAAGTCATCTGCATGGGGTGGCTCAAAACTTTCATAGAATCTGCTGGTTTTAACGTTGTTTCAACTTTTAATCCACCTGAAACTTTGTCTGCTGGGGACATAACTGCTTTGTTGGAAACTGCCCAAACAGAAGGAGTAGCATTAGTAGTAGACAACCTGCAAATCGACACCGAGTTCGGTGAACAAATTGCGAATCCTACGGGCGCAGAACATGTGGTGCTAACTAATTTCCCTGGAGCTATTCCGGGAACTGAAACGTTAGCAAAAATGTTACGTTACAACGCGGAACAACTCTTAGCTGGAACTTCTATGTGGCACATTACTTCTGCATTGAAAACAGAAAAAATCGACCTAGGAAACCAAGTAACCCTATTCCAGATAACTACTGTTATTGCTGTTGTTATTGCTGCCGTAGAAGCCGTTATGCTTTACTCACGAAAAAAGAAGCGACGAAAAAGATGA
- a CDS encoding metal ABC transporter ATP-binding protein, with protein MSDAAIITLENVSTVYEGETRPSLKGIDLTFQKNELVYIVGPNASGKTTLIETINGLLPAFKGKITVFGLDLKSNGKQIRCQIGYVPQDFMVKPGEPYKALDVVLMGKYGQIGFLHQPEDKDKQEALEAMKLIGIEDLADRSMGKLSGGQQQKVMLARALAKKPKILLLDEPFSNLDPDSRVQIPLLITKLHEEQDLTTLVVTHDIHHMLDHCNRVVVITDGKATFDGTPEEALPIFAHPHTTKLEGHPH; from the coding sequence ATGTCTGACGCCGCGATAATTACGCTTGAAAACGTCTCTACAGTTTATGAGGGCGAAACAAGGCCTTCCCTTAAAGGCATAGATTTAACCTTCCAAAAAAACGAGCTAGTTTACATAGTTGGACCAAACGCTTCTGGAAAAACTACCCTGATTGAAACCATAAATGGGTTGCTTCCTGCTTTCAAAGGAAAAATAACAGTTTTCGGATTGGACTTAAAATCCAACGGCAAACAGATTCGATGCCAGATTGGGTATGTTCCTCAAGACTTTATGGTTAAACCTGGAGAACCTTACAAAGCTCTCGACGTTGTTTTGATGGGAAAATATGGTCAAATCGGTTTTTTGCATCAACCTGAAGATAAAGACAAGCAAGAAGCACTAGAAGCTATGAAACTAATTGGAATAGAAGACCTAGCCGACAGGTCCATGGGAAAACTTTCTGGTGGACAACAACAAAAAGTAATGCTTGCACGGGCTTTGGCAAAAAAACCAAAAATTTTGCTTTTGGATGAGCCCTTCAGTAACTTGGACCCGGATTCGCGGGTGCAAATTCCGTTGTTGATTACTAAACTTCATGAAGAACAAGACTTAACCACCCTTGTTGTAACTCATGACATTCATCACATGCTTGACCACTGCAACCGAGTTGTTGTAATAACTGATGGAAAAGCTACTTTTGACGGAACTCCCGAAGAGGCGTTGCCCATTTTTGCACATCCTCATACAACTAAATTGGAGGGGCACCCCCACTGA
- a CDS encoding metal-dependent transcriptional regulator codes for MTKESDISKIVKEDILRILCEINDNVSLEFINSEIKVSHDFIAKTLKELEKDKKITITGTSVSLTSLGQETAKAILENHLILEDYFGKTESKIDAHSAAHLIEHYVSREVINNLKKLSTLKTGGVPLHEFGFNKQGVIAEITFSDYSLFERAVSMGIFPGEKIMLLTEVRDGIVLQINNKKFALDKNIAKRIKVLDCDAS; via the coding sequence GTGACTAAGGAATCGGATATTTCCAAAATCGTGAAAGAAGACATCTTGCGAATATTATGTGAAATAAATGATAATGTTTCCTTAGAATTCATTAACTCTGAAATCAAGGTATCGCACGATTTTATAGCTAAAACGCTCAAAGAATTAGAAAAGGACAAAAAAATCACAATAACAGGGACTTCTGTTTCGTTAACGTCCTTAGGACAAGAAACAGCAAAAGCAATTCTGGAAAATCACTTAATTCTTGAAGATTATTTTGGAAAAACCGAAAGCAAAATAGATGCCCACTCTGCGGCCCATCTCATTGAGCATTACGTTTCCAGAGAAGTTATTAACAACCTAAAAAAACTGTCAACACTTAAAACTGGAGGCGTTCCTTTACATGAATTTGGGTTTAATAAACAGGGGGTTATTGCCGAAATTACGTTTTCTGATTACAGCTTATTTGAGCGCGCAGTAAGCATGGGAATATTTCCAGGAGAAAAGATTATGTTACTGACTGAGGTTCGTGATGGTATTGTTTTGCAAATAAACAACAAAAAATTTGCTCTGGATAAAAATATAGCAAAAAGAATCAAAGTGTTAGACTGTGACGCCTCTTAA
- the rpsJ gene encoding 30S ribosomal protein S10 produces the protein MVRKARIKLTSTDYKKLENVCGELKLIAEKTGVKITGPHPLPTKKLKVPVRKTPCGQGTATWDRWELRIHKRLIIVDAEERVMRRIMRVRVPEEVFVSIELM, from the coding sequence ATGGTAAGAAAAGCGAGAATCAAGCTCACAAGCACTGATTACAAAAAGCTTGAAAATGTATGTGGAGAACTAAAACTCATCGCTGAGAAGACCGGCGTAAAAATCACAGGACCACACCCCCTGCCAACAAAGAAACTCAAAGTGCCAGTACGCAAAACCCCCTGCGGACAAGGAACAGCAACATGGGACCGATGGGAACTACGAATCCACAAACGCTTAATCATAGTAGACGCAGAAGAACGAGTCATGCGCCGAATCATGAGGGTCCGAGTACCCGAAGAAGTTTTCGTCAGCATTGAACTGATGTAA
- a CDS encoding metal-dependent transcriptional regulator, whose protein sequence is MVSDARLSSKAEDYLRAIYEIVNQKGFVRIKDIAREIGVKPPTVVEMMKKLGAKGFVVYEKYGGITLTEHGNQIAELIENRHETFKNFLEILLVPKDAALKDAHILEHELTSKTIQQFSLFVDFITEHSERPMFMKRWFAEFKNYCEQKELKEKSV, encoded by the coding sequence ATGGTTAGTGATGCAAGACTTTCCAGTAAAGCAGAAGATTATCTGCGGGCAATCTACGAAATAGTAAATCAAAAAGGCTTTGTGCGCATTAAAGACATTGCACGAGAAATAGGCGTGAAACCGCCTACAGTTGTAGAAATGATGAAAAAACTAGGCGCAAAAGGGTTTGTAGTCTACGAAAAATATGGTGGAATCACATTAACTGAGCATGGAAACCAAATCGCTGAACTTATAGAAAACCGCCATGAAACCTTCAAAAACTTTCTCGAAATACTGTTAGTACCAAAAGACGCTGCACTAAAAGATGCTCACATTCTTGAGCATGAATTAACGTCTAAAACAATTCAACAGTTTTCACTGTTTGTTGATTTCATTACAGAACATTCCGAACGGCCAATGTTCATGAAACGATGGTTTGCTGAATTCAAAAATTACTGTGAGCAAAAAGAGCTCAAAGAAAAAAGTGTTTAA
- a CDS encoding class I SAM-dependent methyltransferase — MNAKDYFNNTASTWDKKFLTPRLFSFLEKLVPQFGLKTGQNVLDVGTGTGVLIPHLVKELGPEGSVTAIDFSENMVQECQTKHSHLQNVTVKLGNIEEEQFPEETFDAVICFGVFPHLQNKQKALQNIHFTLKQEGKLVIAHALSSEELKHHHQKVSTQVAHDMIPKMAGMKKLLKLTGFTEISIKDEPGCYLCVASKFIRV; from the coding sequence ATGAACGCCAAAGACTACTTTAACAATACTGCAAGCACGTGGGATAAAAAATTTCTTACCCCACGTCTTTTCTCTTTTTTGGAAAAACTTGTACCCCAGTTTGGACTAAAAACTGGACAAAATGTTCTTGACGTTGGCACGGGCACTGGAGTTTTGATTCCGCATCTGGTTAAAGAGCTTGGACCTGAAGGCTCTGTTACTGCGATAGATTTTTCGGAAAACATGGTTCAGGAATGCCAAACAAAACACTCCCACCTACAAAATGTAACAGTTAAACTTGGAAACATCGAAGAAGAACAATTCCCCGAAGAAACCTTTGACGCAGTTATCTGCTTTGGGGTGTTTCCTCATTTGCAGAACAAACAAAAAGCGCTTCAAAACATCCATTTTACACTAAAACAGGAAGGCAAACTTGTTATTGCTCACGCCTTAAGCAGTGAAGAACTCAAACATCATCATCAGAAAGTGTCCACACAAGTAGCCCATGACATGATACCAAAAATGGCTGGCATGAAAAAACTACTAAAATTAACTGGTTTCACAGAAATCAGCATCAAAGACGAACCCGGATGTTACTTGTGCGTTGCCAGTAAATTCATCCGTGTATGA
- a CDS encoding metal ABC transporter permease, giving the protein MQRALIACIFAGFLMGLIGVFVVRMRLSAIGYSMSHGAFAGAALGVATATNPLVTGLLFASGTALMIGPIADKARLHADTITSIVFPLNMALAFVFLTLAPEVGLSSQVANVLWGSIISMTNSDLLYLTTLFAVTLAVVYFVWKELFAIMFNRKLAEADGINTKPFVYLIIFLAGVVITFSLKLVGGLLIYALLFNPASTVLQFSENMRKVVVASPLVGMTTTVSGLFVSLFFDLPVGSCIVIVSTVVFVVALLLSPKRKRREEPKK; this is encoded by the coding sequence ATGCAAAGAGCCTTAATCGCATGTATTTTTGCAGGATTTTTAATGGGCTTAATTGGCGTTTTTGTAGTAAGAATGCGCCTTTCGGCCATTGGTTACTCCATGTCCCATGGAGCTTTTGCAGGCGCCGCCCTTGGGGTGGCAACCGCGACAAATCCTTTGGTAACTGGTTTGCTTTTTGCGTCAGGCACCGCCCTGATGATAGGCCCCATAGCAGACAAAGCCCGATTACACGCCGACACCATAACAAGCATAGTTTTTCCGTTAAACATGGCGTTAGCTTTCGTGTTTTTGACTTTAGCTCCTGAGGTTGGTCTGAGTAGTCAAGTCGCAAATGTTTTGTGGGGTAGCATAATTTCCATGACCAACAGTGACTTGTTGTATCTTACTACCTTGTTTGCTGTCACTTTGGCGGTGGTGTATTTTGTTTGGAAGGAACTCTTCGCCATAATGTTTAACAGAAAACTAGCCGAGGCAGACGGCATCAACACCAAACCCTTCGTATACCTTATCATCTTTTTGGCAGGTGTGGTCATCACATTTTCCCTCAAACTAGTAGGCGGGTTACTCATCTACGCTTTACTGTTTAATCCTGCTTCTACAGTGTTACAGTTCTCAGAAAACATGAGAAAAGTAGTAGTTGCATCTCCCCTTGTTGGGATGACTACAACTGTTTCCGGGTTGTTTGTTTCCCTGTTTTTTGATTTGCCTGTAGGCTCCTGTATCGTAATTGTTTCAACAGTAGTTTTTGTTGTTGCACTTCTTCTTTCACCTAAAAGAAAAAGAAGGGAGGAACCCAAAAAATGA